The Streptomyces sp. NBC_01268 genome window below encodes:
- a CDS encoding ABC transporter ATP-binding protein — MAPSTPDTPITPTTPTTPFIELDSLEKVFTVRRRAGLLRREKREVRAVDGISFTVGKGEMVGYIGPNGAGKSTTIKMLTGILTPSGGRLRVAGIDPSRERTRLARRIGVVFGQRTTLWWDLPLRDSYTLVHRMYRIPDARYAENLARCVELLDLGDLLDVPVRQLSLGQRMRGDIAAALLHDPDVLYLDEPTIGLDVVSKAKVRGFLRELNATRGTTVLLTTHDLTDIEQLCSRVMVIDHGRLMYDGELAGLHAVGDSERLLVVDLARESAPIEVPGARFVRAEGPRQWLAIPAASSAAPVVAAVAAAYPLVDLSVREPDIEAVIAKMYGGTPGASQESLR, encoded by the coding sequence ATGGCCCCCTCCACCCCCGACACCCCCATCACCCCCACCACCCCCACCACCCCCTTCATCGAACTCGACTCCCTGGAGAAGGTCTTCACGGTCCGCCGCAGGGCGGGCCTCCTCCGCCGCGAGAAGCGTGAGGTCCGGGCGGTAGACGGCATCTCCTTCACGGTCGGGAAGGGGGAGATGGTCGGCTACATCGGCCCCAACGGTGCCGGGAAATCCACCACGATCAAGATGCTGACCGGCATCCTCACCCCGAGCGGTGGCCGGCTGAGGGTGGCCGGGATCGACCCCTCGCGCGAGCGCACCCGGCTCGCCCGCCGCATCGGGGTGGTCTTCGGGCAGCGCACGACCCTCTGGTGGGACCTGCCGCTGCGCGACTCGTACACCCTGGTCCACCGCATGTACCGGATCCCCGACGCCCGCTACGCCGAGAACCTCGCCCGCTGCGTCGAACTCCTCGACCTCGGCGACCTGCTCGACGTACCGGTGCGGCAGCTGTCCCTCGGCCAGCGGATGCGCGGGGACATCGCGGCGGCGCTGCTGCACGACCCGGACGTGCTGTACCTGGACGAGCCGACGATCGGCCTGGACGTGGTGTCGAAGGCGAAGGTCCGCGGCTTCCTGCGCGAGCTGAACGCGACCCGCGGCACGACGGTCCTGCTCACCACCCACGACCTGACCGACATCGAACAGCTCTGCAGCCGGGTGATGGTGATCGACCACGGGCGCCTGATGTACGACGGCGAGCTCGCCGGCCTGCACGCGGTCGGCGACAGCGAGCGCCTGCTGGTGGTGGACCTGGCGCGGGAATCGGCGCCGATCGAGGTGCCGGGCGCCCGTTTCGTACGGGCGGAGGGACCCCGCCAGTGGCTGGCGATCCCGGCCGCCTCGTCGGCGGCGCCGGTGGTGGCGGCGGTGGCGGCCGCGTACCCGCTGGTGGACCTCTCCGTGCGGGAGCCGGACATCGAGGCGGTGATCGCGAAGATGTACGGGGGAACTCCGGGTGCGTCCCAGGAGTCACTGAGGTAA
- a CDS encoding ABC transporter permease — protein sequence MVAGMWIRSTLTYRSSFALTLLSSLLVTFFDFVVILLMFGQVSGLGGFSFAEVAFLYGTAGTSFGLADLVMGSLPRMGKRVRDGSLDTFLLRPAPVLAQVAADRFALRRLGRIAQGLLVLVWGLVLLDGVEWTPLKVLLVPVMLLSGALIFAALMVLGASTLFWLQDAAEVTSSFTYGGNTMLQYPPTIFAQDLVRGVVFVVPLAFVNWLPALYVLGRTPPAGVPGWTAFLSPVIAVVCCAVAGLAWRTGLRSYRSTGS from the coding sequence ATGGTGGCGGGGATGTGGATCCGGTCCACCCTCACGTACCGCTCCTCCTTCGCCCTGACCCTCCTCTCCTCCCTCCTCGTCACCTTCTTCGACTTCGTCGTCATCCTCCTGATGTTCGGCCAGGTCAGTGGACTCGGCGGCTTCTCCTTTGCGGAGGTCGCGTTCCTGTACGGGACGGCCGGCACCTCGTTCGGTCTCGCCGACCTGGTGATGGGCTCGCTGCCGCGGATGGGCAAGCGGGTGCGCGACGGCTCCCTCGACACGTTCCTGCTGCGCCCCGCGCCGGTCCTCGCGCAGGTCGCGGCCGACCGTTTCGCGCTGCGGCGGCTCGGGCGGATCGCCCAGGGGCTGCTCGTCCTGGTCTGGGGCCTGGTGCTCCTGGACGGCGTGGAGTGGACGCCGCTGAAGGTGCTCCTGGTGCCGGTGATGCTGCTGAGCGGCGCGCTGATCTTCGCCGCGCTGATGGTGCTGGGCGCCTCCACCCTGTTCTGGCTGCAGGACGCGGCGGAGGTGACCAGCTCGTTCACGTACGGCGGCAACACGATGCTCCAGTACCCGCCGACGATCTTCGCCCAGGACCTGGTGCGGGGCGTCGTCTTCGTCGTACCGCTCGCCTTCGTCAACTGGCTGCCCGCCCTCTACGTCCTGGGGAGGACGCCGCCGGCGGGGGTGCCGGGCTGGACGGCGTTCCTGTCACCCGTGATCGCGGTGGTGTGCTGCGCGGTGGCGGGGCTCGCGTGGCGGACGGGCCTGCGCAGCTACCGATCGACAGGAAGCTGA
- a CDS encoding ABC transporter permease, which produces MRLYATVAAGGFRRHATYRVATAAGVFTNTVFGFILSYTYIALWDVRPTLGGYDMADALAYVWIGQALITVCGLMGGGFEEELIERIRTGDIAVDLYRPADLQAWWFAANLGRAAYQLLGRGIAPMLFGALVFDLTLPSSPWTWLAFLGSVTLGAIVSFAVWYLVAMSAFWLLDGQGVLQVAWLGGLFFSGMLLPLNVFPGALGELARVLPWASMLQVPADVYLGRYEGWGVLGAYAFQGCWAVVLLATGRAVQAAATRKVVVQGG; this is translated from the coding sequence CTGCGGCTCTACGCGACCGTCGCCGCCGGTGGGTTCAGGCGCCACGCCACCTACCGGGTGGCCACGGCGGCGGGGGTGTTCACCAACACCGTCTTCGGCTTCATCCTGTCGTACACCTACATCGCCCTCTGGGACGTGCGCCCCACGCTCGGCGGGTACGACATGGCGGACGCCCTCGCCTATGTGTGGATCGGCCAGGCCCTCATCACCGTGTGCGGGCTGATGGGCGGCGGGTTCGAGGAGGAGCTGATCGAGCGGATCAGGACCGGCGACATCGCGGTCGACCTCTACCGCCCCGCCGACCTCCAGGCCTGGTGGTTCGCCGCGAACCTGGGCCGGGCGGCCTACCAGCTGCTCGGCCGCGGCATCGCCCCCATGCTCTTCGGCGCCCTCGTCTTCGACCTGACCCTGCCGAGCAGCCCCTGGACCTGGCTCGCCTTCCTCGGCTCGGTGACGCTCGGCGCGATCGTCAGCTTCGCCGTCTGGTACCTGGTGGCGATGAGCGCCTTCTGGCTGCTCGACGGCCAGGGCGTCCTCCAGGTGGCCTGGCTGGGCGGCCTGTTCTTCTCCGGGATGCTGCTCCCCCTCAACGTCTTCCCCGGCGCCCTGGGCGAGCTCGCGCGCGTGCTCCCCTGGGCCTCGATGCTCCAGGTGCCGGCCGACGTGTACCTGGGGCGGTACGAGGGCTGGGGCGTGCTGGGGGCGTACGCGTTCCAGGGCTGCTGGGCGGTCGTCCTCCTCGCGACGGGCCGCGCGGTGCAGGCGGCGGCGACGCGGAAGGTGGTGGTGCAGGGTGGGTGA
- a CDS encoding transglycosylase domain-containing protein, which translates to MSPSSGRSSGRSSSTPPGAGETRSAESSWEPRDPTVPAPPPSRGRRPRRLLRRLLGLFVLGGLLLLGCFAAGYLLVDIPPANATAVAQSNLFLYRDGSQIARDGEVDRENVSLARVPAAVQHAVLAAEDRDFHTSPAVDPRAMVRATWNTLTGKGRQSGSTITQQYVKNYYLGQEQTLTRKAKEFFIAIKLGREKSKGEILEGYLNTSYFGRNAYGIQAAARAYYGKDAKDLDASEGAYLASLLNAPNAYDVAAHPENRPRALARWRYVLDGMVKEGWLPPGARATAAFPTPQPVRPSAGLSGQRGYLVQAVEQYLTERGIVDEKTLAAGGFRITTTLDRDKQDAFVQAVDEHVNTKLDPARNPADRYVRVGGAAVEPASGRVVALYGGIDYTRQFVNNATRRDYQVGSTFKPFVLAAALQHGALTQEGERITPNTYYDGDNRRPVQGWNGTFYDPANEDDTSYGDITVRSATDRSVNAVYAQMAVDVGPGRVREAAVALGLPGNTPDLTSSPSIALGPATASVLDLAQAYATLANHGSHGTYTLVERVARDGEELELPGAAGPEGARVAIGREAADTTTSVLRSVVQGGTGTAALAAGRPAAGKTGTAEDDKAAWFAGYTPELATVVAMMGQDPESGRQEPLYGALGQPRINGGGAPAEIWGQFTREALADVAPKEFDLRLLEGAEELPAVPPAPDLPDGAQGFEGPGAADRRHPRWPAAPRGGAGQGREPVRESLRESVRETMRESVREPLSEPVREPARAPVPEPAREPVREPVPLPVREADPVPTGPGAVPEPAPPRVSDPRWP; encoded by the coding sequence ATGTCCCCTTCATCCGGTAGGTCATCCGGTAGATCATCCAGTACGCCGCCCGGCGCGGGCGAGACCCGGTCCGCCGAGTCCTCCTGGGAGCCCAGGGACCCGACCGTCCCCGCCCCGCCCCCGTCCCGGGGGCGTCGCCCCCGCCGCCTCCTGCGGCGGCTGCTCGGGCTCTTCGTCCTCGGCGGCCTGCTGCTGCTCGGCTGCTTCGCCGCCGGCTACCTCCTCGTGGACATCCCGCCCGCCAACGCCACGGCGGTCGCCCAGTCCAACCTGTTCCTGTACCGCGACGGCAGCCAGATCGCCCGCGACGGCGAGGTCGACCGGGAGAACGTGAGCCTGGCGCGGGTCCCGGCCGCGGTCCAGCACGCCGTGCTGGCCGCCGAGGACCGCGACTTCCACACCTCGCCCGCGGTGGACCCCCGGGCCATGGTCCGCGCCACCTGGAACACCCTCACCGGCAAGGGCCGCCAGTCCGGCTCGACCATCACCCAGCAGTACGTCAAGAACTACTACCTGGGCCAGGAGCAGACCCTCACCCGCAAGGCGAAGGAGTTCTTCATCGCGATCAAGCTGGGCCGCGAGAAGAGCAAGGGGGAGATCCTGGAGGGGTACCTGAACACCAGCTACTTCGGGCGCAACGCCTACGGGATCCAGGCCGCCGCCCGGGCCTACTACGGCAAGGACGCCAAGGACCTGGACGCCTCCGAGGGCGCGTACCTCGCCTCGCTGCTCAACGCGCCCAACGCGTACGACGTCGCGGCCCACCCCGAGAACCGGCCGCGCGCGCTCGCCCGCTGGCGGTACGTCCTGGACGGCATGGTCAAGGAGGGCTGGCTGCCCCCCGGCGCCCGCGCCACCGCCGCCTTCCCCACCCCGCAGCCGGTCCGGCCCTCGGCCGGTCTCTCCGGGCAGCGCGGCTACCTCGTGCAGGCGGTGGAGCAGTACCTGACCGAGCGCGGGATCGTCGACGAGAAGACCCTGGCCGCCGGCGGCTTCCGGATCACCACCACCCTGGACCGGGACAAGCAGGACGCCTTCGTGCAGGCCGTCGACGAGCACGTGAACACGAAGCTGGACCCGGCGCGCAACCCGGCCGACCGGTACGTACGGGTCGGGGGCGCGGCCGTCGAACCGGCGAGCGGCCGGGTCGTCGCCCTCTACGGGGGCATCGACTACACCCGGCAGTTCGTCAACAACGCCACCCGCCGCGACTACCAGGTCGGCTCCACCTTCAAGCCCTTCGTCCTCGCCGCGGCACTCCAGCACGGCGCGCTGACCCAGGAGGGTGAACGGATCACGCCGAACACCTACTACGACGGCGACAACCGGCGGCCCGTGCAGGGGTGGAACGGGACCTTCTACGACCCGGCCAACGAGGACGACACCAGCTACGGCGACATCACCGTGCGGTCCGCCACCGACCGTTCGGTGAACGCCGTGTACGCGCAGATGGCCGTGGACGTCGGCCCGGGGCGGGTCCGCGAGGCCGCGGTCGCGCTCGGCCTGCCGGGGAACACCCCGGACCTCACCTCCTCCCCCTCCATCGCGCTCGGCCCGGCCACGGCGAGCGTCCTGGACCTGGCGCAGGCGTACGCGACGCTCGCCAACCACGGCTCCCACGGCACGTACACCCTGGTCGAGCGGGTCGCCCGGGACGGGGAGGAGCTGGAGCTGCCCGGCGCGGCGGGTCCGGAAGGGGCGCGCGTGGCGATCGGCCGCGAGGCGGCCGACACGACGACGTCCGTGCTGCGGAGCGTCGTCCAGGGCGGCACCGGCACGGCGGCCCTCGCGGCCGGGCGGCCGGCGGCGGGCAAGACGGGCACGGCGGAGGACGACAAGGCGGCCTGGTTCGCCGGCTACACCCCCGAGCTCGCGACGGTGGTGGCGATGATGGGCCAGGACCCGGAGTCGGGCCGGCAGGAACCGCTGTACGGGGCGCTGGGCCAGCCCCGGATCAACGGGGGCGGGGCGCCCGCCGAGATCTGGGGCCAGTTCACCCGGGAGGCGCTCGCGGACGTCGCGCCGAAGGAGTTCGACCTGCGCCTCCTGGAGGGCGCGGAGGAGCTGCCGGCGGTGCCGCCGGCGCCGGACCTCCCGGACGGTGCGCAAGGCTTCGAGGGGCCGGGCGCGGCCGACCGCAGGCACCCGCGCTGGCCCGCGGCGCCGAGGGGCGGGGCGGGGCAGGGGCGGGAGCCGGTGCGGGAGTCCTTGCGGGAGTCCGTACGGGAGACGATGCGGGAGTCCGTACGGGAGCCTCTGAGCGAGCCGGTACGGGAGCCCGCGCGGGCGCCCGTACCGGAGCCCGCGCGCGAGCCGGTACGGGAACCCGTACCGCTTCCCGTACGGGAGGCGGACCCGGTGCCGACCGGCCCGGGGGCCGTGCCGGAACCGGCTCCGCCGCGGGTCAGTGACCCGAGGTGGCCTTGA
- a CDS encoding DMT family transporter, whose protein sequence is MAWVLLIVAGLIEVGWSIGMKYTEGFTRLWPSVFTGAGIVASMLLLSQAAKTLPIGTAYGVWVGIGAAGAAVFGMVVLGEPATAARIFFVCLLLVAVVGLKATSGH, encoded by the coding sequence ATGGCCTGGGTCCTTCTCATCGTCGCCGGTCTTATCGAGGTCGGCTGGTCGATCGGCATGAAGTACACCGAGGGCTTCACCCGTCTCTGGCCGAGCGTCTTCACGGGCGCCGGGATCGTCGCCTCGATGCTGCTGCTCTCGCAGGCCGCCAAGACCCTGCCGATCGGCACGGCGTACGGCGTCTGGGTGGGCATCGGCGCGGCCGGCGCGGCGGTGTTCGGCATGGTGGTGCTCGGTGAACCGGCGACCGCCGCCCGCATCTTCTTCGTCTGTCTGCTGCTGGTGGCCGTGGTGGGCCTCAAGGCCACCTCGGGTCACTGA
- a CDS encoding GroES family chaperonin — MSDNTHDKLPIRMLHDRVLVRTDTPEGERRSGGGILIPATAAVGRRLAWAEVVAVGQNVRTVEIGDRVLYDPEDRAEVEVRGVAYVLMRERDLHAVAADRFQGQSDSTGLYL; from the coding sequence GTGAGCGACAACACCCACGACAAGCTGCCCATCCGGATGCTCCACGACCGGGTCCTGGTCCGTACCGACACCCCAGAAGGGGAACGGCGCTCGGGCGGCGGCATCCTCATTCCGGCGACCGCGGCCGTCGGCCGCCGGCTGGCCTGGGCCGAGGTGGTCGCGGTCGGACAGAACGTCCGGACCGTCGAGATCGGCGACCGGGTCCTGTACGACCCCGAGGACCGCGCCGAGGTCGAGGTGCGGGGCGTCGCGTACGTCCTGATGCGCGAGCGGGACCTGCACGCGGTCGCCGCCGACCGCTTCCAGGGGCAGTCCGACTCGACGGGGCTGTACCTGTAG
- a CDS encoding DUF3618 domain-containing protein, with product MSDARTPAQIEADIVRRREQLAVTLDEIGIRVHPKTIIGDAKAKVAATVDHTAGRAFVAVNRVVSDVKARFTDEDGAPRLERVVPVALVAVAVVGLIAASARKGRH from the coding sequence GTGTCGGACGCCAGGACCCCTGCGCAGATCGAGGCGGACATCGTCCGCCGACGCGAGCAGCTCGCCGTCACCCTCGACGAGATCGGCATTCGGGTGCACCCGAAGACGATCATCGGCGACGCGAAGGCGAAGGTCGCCGCCACGGTCGACCACACCGCCGGGCGCGCCTTCGTCGCGGTCAACCGCGTCGTGTCCGACGTGAAGGCCCGCTTCACCGACGAGGACGGCGCGCCCCGACTGGAGCGCGTGGTGCCGGTGGCGCTGGTGGCCGTCGCGGTCGTCGGACTGATCGCCGCGTCCGCCCGCAAGGGCCGGCACTGA
- the bcp gene encoding thioredoxin-dependent thiol peroxidase produces MSERLQPGDTAPAFTLPDADGNEVSLADHKGRKVIVYFYPAALTPGCTKQACDFTDNLELLAGAGYDVIGVSPDKPEKLAKFRDKENLKVTLVGDPEKQVLEAYGAFGEKKLYGKVVTGVIRSTVVVDEEGKVERALYNVKATGHVAKIIKDLGI; encoded by the coding sequence ATGAGCGAGCGACTGCAGCCCGGCGACACCGCCCCCGCCTTCACCCTTCCCGACGCGGACGGCAACGAGGTCTCCCTCGCGGACCACAAGGGCCGCAAGGTCATCGTCTACTTCTACCCGGCCGCCCTGACCCCCGGCTGCACCAAGCAGGCCTGCGACTTCACGGACAACCTGGAGCTGCTGGCCGGTGCGGGCTACGACGTCATCGGCGTGTCCCCGGACAAGCCGGAGAAGCTGGCGAAGTTCCGCGACAAGGAGAACCTGAAGGTCACACTGGTCGGCGACCCGGAGAAGCAGGTCCTGGAGGCGTACGGCGCCTTCGGCGAGAAGAAGCTGTACGGCAAGGTCGTGACCGGCGTGATCCGGTCGACCGTCGTCGTCGACGAGGAGGGCAAGGTCGAGCGCGCCCTCTACAACGTGAAGGCGACCGGCCACGTCGCCAAGATCATCAAGGACCTGGGGATCTGA
- a CDS encoding HNH endonuclease signature motif containing protein, with protein sequence MGTSAFPKERLEAAAQGARTLSEALRRLGLDPQSPTRRYVRERLRRLGVDVSHFEREGVRWTREVLEPVVALSTSVNDVVRRLGLDSVGGHQAHIARRIEVCGIDTSHFRPAARAKGAGSAPRRRTAAEILVRDVSPHPTRVPSSRLKRAMREAGLEERCALCGVEAVWMGEPLPLEVDHIDGDWRDNRRGNLRLLCPNCHSTTDTYRGRGKRRRAS encoded by the coding sequence ATGGGCACGAGCGCGTTTCCGAAGGAACGGCTGGAGGCGGCGGCACAGGGGGCACGCACGCTGTCAGAGGCGCTGAGGCGACTGGGCCTGGATCCGCAGAGCCCGACGCGGAGGTACGTGCGCGAGCGGCTGCGGAGGCTGGGGGTGGACGTGTCGCACTTCGAGCGGGAGGGGGTGCGGTGGACGCGGGAGGTGCTGGAGCCCGTCGTGGCCCTGTCCACGAGCGTGAACGACGTCGTCCGCCGGCTTGGCCTCGACTCGGTCGGCGGCCATCAGGCCCACATCGCGCGCCGCATCGAGGTCTGCGGCATCGACACCTCGCACTTCAGACCCGCGGCCCGGGCAAAGGGCGCGGGGTCCGCTCCGCGCCGCAGGACCGCGGCGGAGATCCTCGTGAGGGACGTGTCACCGCATCCGACACGGGTGCCGAGCTCCCGGCTCAAGCGGGCGATGCGCGAGGCGGGCCTGGAGGAACGCTGCGCGCTCTGCGGAGTCGAGGCGGTCTGGATGGGCGAACCGCTTCCCTTGGAGGTCGACCACATCGACGGCGACTGGCGGGACAACCGGCGCGGTAACCTGCGGCTGCTCTGCCCGAACTGCCACTCCACGACGGACACCTACCGGGGGCGCGGCAAGAGGCGGCGGGCTTCATGA
- a CDS encoding HNH endonuclease signature motif containing protein: MTGGRLSARERPSAREVEAAVAASLSVRETLGRLGRADNGAQRANLRRWIADDRVSTAHFLGQAHQRAKPSPAAKRPEEVLVRHGATYRTTTARLRRALRCIGVPEECARCGVGPEWLGRPMTLEVDHVNGDRNDDRRENLRLLCPNCHAITSTWCRGGKRRAGRPGQ, from the coding sequence ATGACGGGCGGCAGGCTCTCCGCCCGAGAGCGCCCGAGCGCCCGCGAGGTGGAGGCGGCGGTCGCCGCGTCGCTCTCCGTCAGAGAGACGCTGGGCCGCCTGGGCCGTGCGGACAACGGCGCCCAGCGGGCGAACCTGCGCCGCTGGATCGCCGACGACCGCGTCTCGACCGCACACTTCCTCGGACAGGCGCATCAGCGGGCGAAGCCGAGTCCTGCCGCCAAGCGGCCGGAGGAGGTGCTGGTGCGCCACGGTGCCACGTATCGGACCACCACCGCGCGTCTTCGTCGCGCGCTTCGGTGCATCGGCGTGCCCGAGGAGTGCGCCCGGTGTGGTGTCGGCCCCGAGTGGCTCGGCAGGCCCATGACCCTGGAGGTCGATCACGTCAACGGCGACCGAAACGACGACCGGCGCGAGAACCTGCGGCTGCTCTGTCCCAACTGCCATGCCATCACGAGCACCTGGTGCAGGGGAGGCAAGCGCCGGGCCGGCCGGCCGGGCCAGTAA
- the rdgB gene encoding RdgB/HAM1 family non-canonical purine NTP pyrophosphatase: MTRLILATRNAGKITELHAILADAGLDHELVGADAYPEIPDVKETGVTFAENALLKAHALAQATGLPAVADDSGLCVDVLNGAPGIFSARWAGRHGDDRANLELLLAQLSDIDDAHRAAHFACAAALALPDGTERVVEGRMPGTLRHAPVGTNGFGYDPILQPEGHEVTCAELTPAQKNAISHRGKAFRALAPVVRELLG; encoded by the coding sequence ATGACCCGTCTGATCCTCGCCACCCGCAACGCGGGCAAGATCACCGAACTGCACGCGATCCTCGCCGACGCCGGACTCGACCACGAGCTCGTCGGCGCCGACGCCTACCCCGAGATCCCCGATGTCAAGGAGACCGGCGTCACCTTCGCCGAGAACGCGCTCCTCAAGGCCCACGCCCTGGCCCAGGCCACCGGCCTGCCCGCCGTCGCCGACGACTCCGGACTCTGTGTCGACGTCCTGAACGGCGCCCCCGGCATCTTCTCGGCCCGCTGGGCCGGCCGGCACGGCGACGACCGGGCCAACCTGGAACTGCTGCTCGCCCAGCTCTCCGACATCGACGACGCCCACCGCGCCGCCCACTTCGCCTGCGCCGCCGCCCTCGCCCTGCCCGACGGCACCGAGCGCGTCGTCGAGGGCCGCATGCCGGGCACCCTGCGCCACGCCCCCGTCGGCACCAACGGCTTCGGCTACGACCCGATCCTCCAGCCGGAGGGCCACGAGGTCACCTGCGCCGAGCTGACACCGGCACAGAAGAACGCGATCAGCCACCGCGGCAAGGCCTTCCGGGCCCTGGCGCCGGTGGTGCGGGAACTGCTGGGCTGA
- the rph gene encoding ribonuclease PH: MSRIDGRTPEQLRPVTIERGWSKHAEGSVLVSFGDTKVFCTASVTEGVPRWRKGSGEGWVTGEYSMLPRATNTRGDRESVRGKIGGRTHEISRLIGRSLRAVIDYKALGENTIVLDCDVLQADGGTRTAAITGAYVALADAVAWAQGKKLVKAGRKPLTGTVSAVSVGIVDGVPLLDLCYEEDVRADTDMNVVCTGDGRFVEVQGTAEAEPFDRKELNALLDLASGGCADLAEIQRKALEGTL, translated from the coding sequence ATGTCTCGTATCGACGGCCGTACCCCCGAACAGCTCCGCCCCGTCACCATCGAACGCGGTTGGAGCAAGCACGCCGAGGGCTCCGTCCTCGTCTCCTTCGGCGACACGAAGGTCTTCTGCACCGCCTCCGTCACCGAGGGCGTCCCGCGCTGGCGCAAGGGCAGCGGCGAGGGCTGGGTCACCGGCGAGTACTCGATGCTGCCCCGCGCCACCAACACCCGCGGCGACCGCGAGTCCGTGCGCGGCAAGATCGGCGGCCGCACCCACGAGATCTCCCGCCTCATCGGACGCTCGCTGCGCGCCGTCATCGACTACAAGGCGCTCGGCGAGAACACCATCGTCCTCGACTGCGACGTCCTCCAGGCCGACGGCGGCACCCGCACGGCCGCCATCACCGGCGCCTACGTCGCCCTCGCCGACGCCGTCGCCTGGGCACAGGGCAAGAAGCTGGTGAAGGCCGGCCGCAAGCCCCTCACCGGCACCGTCTCCGCCGTCTCCGTCGGAATCGTCGACGGCGTCCCGCTCCTCGACCTCTGCTACGAGGAGGACGTCCGCGCCGACACCGACATGAACGTCGTCTGCACCGGCGACGGCCGCTTCGTCGAGGTCCAGGGCACCGCCGAGGCCGAGCCCTTCGACCGCAAGGAGCTCAACGCCCTCCTCGACCTGGCCTCCGGCGGCTGCGCCGACCTGGCCGAGATCCAGCGCAAGGCGCTCGAAGGAACTCTCTGA
- a CDS encoding glucose PTS transporter subunit EIIB, whose protein sequence is MASKAEKIVAGLGGIENIEEVEGCITRLRTEVIDPSKVDEAALKAAGAHGVVKMGTAIQVVIGTDADPIAADIEDMM, encoded by the coding sequence ATGGCCAGCAAGGCTGAGAAGATCGTCGCCGGGCTCGGTGGGATCGAGAACATCGAAGAGGTCGAGGGCTGCATCACCCGCCTCCGCACCGAGGTCATCGACCCGTCCAAGGTCGACGAGGCCGCCCTCAAGGCCGCCGGCGCCCACGGCGTCGTGAAGATGGGCACCGCCATCCAGGTCGTCATCGGCACCGACGCGGACCCGATCGCCGCGGACATCGAAGACATGATGTGA